In Acidimicrobiia bacterium, the genomic stretch GCTCGTTTGTGCAGCTTCTTCAGCCGTTATCGGCCGATTCTCCGGTCGGCCGGTTCCTGGCGAGTCGCGGCGAGGGTCTGCATCATCTGGCGTTTGCGGTTGATGACATTGAAGTGGCTTTGAGTGAGTTGGCCGAACAGGGCGCTCGCCTGGTGGATACCGTGCCACGACCCGGCGGACGTGGTGCCCGGATTGCCTTTGTGCACCCCTCGACTCTGGGCGGGACCCTCATTGAACTCGTAGAGTTGTCCCATGATCATTAGAGGTGGTGCCGGGCCGCAGGAAGCTGCCGCGATAGCGGTCGTGGTTGCTTTGATCCACGAGGAAGAAGCAGCGCGACGACCCGCCTATCGGCCCGAGCCGTCTGCCTGGGTGGCGGCCGTCCGGCAGACTCGTAGTGGTCTCCGCGCCGCCCCTCCGCCTCCCAGCTCGGCAGTGGTGGGCAAGCCGAGTCGGTTCGTCGACCAAGCCCATTGAAACTGCGCTCGGCGAATCGGCTATTTCTGGCGCTTTCGCTCATCGGGTTGATTGTGATAGCCGGGCTTCCATTTGGCGGATGGGTGCGGTGGTCGCTCACATCCGAACGACCCATCGACGTTCTCGTCTACGACTCGACCGTCGTTGACGATCTGCGTCGCGAGCACAGTGGGGTAGGCCTGATGATGACATATCTGAAGGTGCCGTTCAACGGTGCCACCGACTATGTCGGGTCGGGTCCTGGCGGGCTTCCGTTCGGGACCTGGCCCGATGAACGCCCCGACCTTGTTTTGTTGGTGGACGCCTACGGGGTCTATGTGAATGAATTGGCTGACGTTGATGCGAACGGGACCGTCAGAGTCAGCCAGACGTTCCCACCATCGTTCGCTCGCGATGTAGCCCGATGGGCCGACGAGGGCACGGTGGTGATGGCTGAGTTCAACATGATGCATGAGCCGACCGATCCGGGGACTTCGGAGATGCTGCAGTCGATCTTCGGGATCGATGCCACCGGTTGGGTGGGGCGCGCCTTTGAGGATCTGCAGGATGCCGGCCCGCGTGTGCGGAGCCTTCATGCCGGTGCGTGGGACTATCAGGGACCGGGGATAGTCATTGTTGGATCCAGCGTTGGTACACGCACACGTGATCCGGCCCTCGTTGTGCTGCAATCCGCCGATTTGGAGAGTCCCCGACCCCGCATCACCGGCAGTTCGGCGGACGAACGTGAAGAATTGGACGTTTCCTTTGACTCATGGTTTGCCCTTATAGAAGCGGATTCCGGTGCCGATACACAATTGTGGATCAACCTCCCGGTCAATGATCGGGGAACTGTTCTTCTCGAGGAATGGGGTATCGCCCAGCGTTCGCCTTTCCTCGTTTGGAATGACAACACGGTGTACGCGGCAGGCAATCTTGCTTCTACTCCGGCAGCATTTCCGGCGCGCCACATAGCGGGCGCGCTGCCGGTAATGAAGCGTTTGGCGGCTGACGGAAACGCGGCCTTGTTTTACCGCGTCTATGCACCGCTCGTCGAGCGGTTGGTTCAAATGGCAGATAGATGAGATAACGAGCGACTAAATCCATCGACAGCGCCCGGGTGACGGTAGTGGAATTGGCGCATGAACAAACCAAAGATTCTCGTCGTCGACGATGAACGGGCTGTTGCCTTTCTGTTGACGCGCTCCCTTGAGTCGGCCGGTTGTGAGGTGACTGCCCTCGCCGACGGTCTCGAGGCATACGAGCGCGCGTTGGCCGAACGATTCGATGTCATTCTGATTGATCATCTTTTGCCGGGACTGCTCGGCCAGGAAGTCGTGCAACGGTGGCGCCAGGCCGGCCTGGCAACCCCGGTCATCATCGTCTCGGGGGTCTCGAACGAAGAAGACATTGTGCGTTCACTCGAGTCAGGCGCCTCCGACTACGTTCGGAAACCCTTTTCGGTTCGGGAGATCATTGCCAGAGTGAAGGTGCAAATCCGCGATCGGCCTCAGAATGGCTGATCTGGCAGTGGCAGTTTTCATCGGCCTCGGCGGGTTGGTCATCATCGCCGCCGTCTCTCTCTTCCTTCTGAAGGCAGTGAGCGGGGCTCGCCGTCGCCGGATTGCAGCCCGGCGGGCCAGATTCGTCGATCTGGTCGGAGAGCTCATAGTCCGCGGTGACCCCGGATCTCGAAATTTCCGTCGATACGCCGGTGATCCGGAGTTTCGATCCGTGGTGCTCGAATACATGCGCATGCTCCAGGGAGACGATCGACTCCGGTTGCTCACGGCGGCCCGTGACATGGGATTGGTCGACCGTTTCCTCAAGGGATTGCGGTCAAAAGACCGGGACGAACGGGTGAGTGCCGTCGAGGCGCTCGGCGAAATCGGAGACCCCACGACCGTTACCGATCTCGTGTTCATGCTGCACGACATCGTTCCCGAGATCCAGGTGCAGGCGGCTCCGGCGCTGGCTCACATCGGCGACCCGAGTTCCGTCAAGAGCCTCCTGGCCGGCATGGAGCAGCAGGACGAGTGGCATGCCCAACGGATAGCCGACGCGCTCTACTCGTTCGGACGCGAGGCGGTGCCCGAGATGGCCCGCTATTTGCAAGGGACCGGTCGATACCGGCCTTTGATCGCCCGAACGCTTGGACTCATCGGTGACATTCGGGCCGAAGGATCGCTGATTCAGGCGCTGTCTTCGTCCGACGCCGACCTGAGAATGAGGGCAGCTGCCGCGCTCGGGAGAGCCGGAACTCCCCGCGCGGTGCCCTCATTGCTGGAGCTTCTCGCAGACAAACAGTGGGAGGTCCGCGCCCAGGCCGCCTCGGCGCTTGGCCGCCGGACCGACCGTCAGGCCATACCCTGGCTCCGGAGAGCACTCAGTGACCAGTCCTGGTGGGTCCGGCACAATGCTGCCGCAGCCCTGGTCGAGGTGCCAGGCGGAAACGAGGCCCTCCGTTCCTCGCTGGGACATCCCGACCCGTATGCACGCGATGCGGCGGCCGCGGTACTGCTGTCGTCCGGGGTCGCCGGTGAAGCGGTTGAAGCGCTCCGTTCAACAGAACCAACCGACCGGCTAGCCGCCGAGGATCTCATTTCCTCCCTGGTTCAAGCCGGGAAGGCAGAGTTCTTCCTGGTCGCTGGTCTCAATCCCGAGTATGTCGACGCCCTCCGGATGCGGGTCTGAGCGAGAAGGTCCCCGGCGTCGACCCTCGTACCGACCAGAATGGGTTCAACCGCGACCTGACGGTACATCATGCTCCACACCATCGTTCAGACGTTCAACTTCTTCATCATCTTTTACGTCATCCTGATGCAGATTCAAATCCTTTTTGTGGCAACGATGTCCTATCGCGCCCTGGCTTCCGACCGGTTCGTGACCCGGCACGGTCGCATTCAGGACATGATCACCTCAGATACCACTCCGCCGATTTCGATCGTTATCCCGGCGTACAACGAAGCGACCGGGATCGCCGACTCGGTTCGGTCCATGGCGATGCTGCACTATCCCAATATGGAAATCATCGTCGTCAACGACGGTTCGAAGGACGAAACGGTTCAGCGGATGATCGAAGCCTTCGATATGGTGCCGATCGACTTTCCGTTTCGTAATGCCATCCCCACGCAGGAGATACGACGGTTGTACAAGAGTCGCTTGCCACATCCCGTCGTACTGGTCGACAAAGAAAACGGTGGCAAGTCCGATGCCATCAACGCCGGGATCAACGTCTCCAAATATCCGTACTTCATGGCGACCGATGCCGAGATGGTTCTCGAATCCGAAGCGCTCATCCATGCGGCTCGCCACTTTGTGGAAGATCGGGAACGAACCGTGGCCGTCGGTGGCAATGTTCGCCCGCTCAACGGTTGCGAGGTGCGCCTCGGGAAGGTGACCAAAGTCTCGCTGCCTCGAACCGCGATTGAGATGGCCCAGGTCGTGGAATACATACGATCGTTCCTGTCGGCCAGACCCGGTTGGTCCCGGATGGGATCCCTGCTCATCATTTCGGGCGCCTTCGGAATATTTTCCAAGGCGGCGGTGACCGAGGTCGGCGGCTTTCGGAACGACCACCTCGGTGAGGACATGGAGATGACCATGCGACTGCATCGGCATTTTCGGAGGAAGAAGCAGGACTATCGCATTGTGTACTCGGCCGATGCGGTGGCTTGGACCGAGGTACCGGTCACCTGGAACGTGCTCAAGAAGCAGCGGGTTCGTTGGCATCGGGGACTCATTCAGGTCATCTGGCAATACAAGGGCATGATTTTCAATCCGCGCTACGGGTTTGTCGGGATGGTGGCATGGCCATCGTTCATCGCCTTCGAGTTCATCGCGCCAGTTCTCGAATTCACCGGATGGATTCTCATTCCGATTTCGTTGCTCACCGGTTTTTTGAACCCGGAGGTGGCTGTGCCGCTCATACTGATCGCGTTCCTGCTGGGCACCGCCAACTCGATTGCTTCCCTCTTTCTTGACGATCGGTTCGGCTACTACTCAGACGGACGATCGACATTACGCCTGTTGATGTACACGCTCGGGGAGCATCTCGGGCTTCGGCAACGATCGGTCTGGTGGCGGGTGCGGTCCCTGTTCTGGAACCCGAAGAAGAAAGTCTGGGGTGACATGCAACGGACGGGGGTTGGAAACCTTGGTAGTAAGACCGGTCCTCAACCAGGAACGCTGAGGAACGTTCCCCCGGCGGCTTCAGTCCCCGGCCCGCCTGGCGAGTCGTAGTTCTGATAGCTCCCGTCCGCCCAGCACCCTGGTCGTAGCCAGGTAGAGACTGCCGACCACCACCGTCGCCACCAGAAGGCCCGTCAGGCTCTCGAAGAGGCTCATCGAATCCGCCGGGCCGGTGACGATCCGCACCGTGTACGATCCGACCGCTCCTGCCAGCAGTGCCGACAGAGCTGACCGACCGGTGACACCGGCTACGGATCTGCCCTCGGCTAATCCGGTCTGGCGGTACCAGGACAGGGCAAGGTGGAGCGTGTATAGCGCCATCGTGGTCACACTGGCAGCTGCCAGGCCCGATTGACCATACCGGGCGACAAACCACCAGTAGATGCCCGCGCCCAGTACGGTCCACAAGGTGCCGATCGCGACCGGAGTCCACATTTTGCGTCGGGCGTAGAACGCCCGGGAATACACCTGGTGGGCTCCCCACAACGGAATCGACAGGCTGTAGATGGCCAGTGCAGTGGCCACTGCCACCGTGTCCGTGCTCGTGAAGTCACCTCGCTGGTAGGCGATCCGTACGGCTGGTGCCGCCGCCGCATACGCGGCTGCTGCCGCCGCAAACCCGGCAAAGATGGTGTATCTCAGGGCTCTGGTCAGGGTTGCTGAGAGTTCGGAAAGCTTGCCCTCTTCGGCCAGCCTGGCCAGATACGGATAGGCGGCGACTCCTGCCGCCTGGGCGATGATGCCCACCGGAAACATATTGAGGCGGCGACCGAAGTACACCTGAGAAATGGCCGATTCGCCGAGGGTCTGGCCGAAGATCGGAATGAACTGTGCGTCGAGAACCGCGATTGACTGTCCGAGCATGAGCGGGAGGGCCAGTCGGAGATACTCACCGATAACCGGCGCTCGCCAGGAAGTTCCCGGCGCCCACCGCAGGCCGACCTGTCTGGCACCGTATAACTGAAGGCCAAAGTTGCCAAGGATCGACCCGAGCAGGGCACCCCAGGCGAACCCTTCGGCGCCGTCGAGTCCGAGGGATGGTCCCAGAACCCCCCCGACGATGATCGCCAGGTTATAGACGAGCGGTGCCAAAGATGGGAGGGTGAATCGGCGGTGGGCGTATTGAACGGCGGCCAGCAGCGAGCCGAGCATGAAGAACGTTTGGGCGGGAAGGACAATTCGGGTCAAGTGGGCTACTTGAGCGAGCTCTGTGGGGCCGAGAGCCACGGTGGCGTCGCTGTCGAGAAGCCGGGGGAGGGCGACATATACGAAGTCGACCAAATGATCGGAGAAGACCATGGCGGCGGCGGTGACGGCGACCATGACGGTCGTCACGGGTTTGGCGATGGCTGCAAAAGATTCCCACTGACCTGCTTCATCATCCGCGGCGAGGTGACGGGAGAGAATCGGTATGAACGTGATGGACAGGTACCCGCCCGCCATCAGGTAGTACAGAATGTCCGGGATGGCGAATGCCGCCACATAGACCCCCGACTCGGTACCGGCCCCGAGTAACGCAGCCATGACCGACTCTCGCACGAGTCCGAGGACTCTGGAGACGAGGATGCCGGCCGAGACGATCAGGGCGGCCCGCCCCATTCCTTTGGTCACCGGTTGGCTTCTAGCTCTTCCAGGACGTGATCAGGAACGAGCAGTTCTCCCCGGCCGGTTCCCAACTCGAGACCCTCCTTGTAGGTACCGTGGTAGTCGGACCCTCCAGAAGGGATCAGCCCGAAGCGTCTGGTGGTTTTGGCAAGTTCTTCTTGTTGGGCTCGGGCATAGTCGCCGTAGTAGCACTCGATGCCGGCCAGCCCGGCGGTCGCCAGGGTCTCCATCGCCTCAGCATATTCGGCTGCCGTATCGAGGCCCAACGTGTGAGGATGGGCGATGATGGGTACGCCTCCCGAAGCCCTGGCAAGCCTGATGGCCTCTTCGGGATCGAGTCGCTCCCGGCCGAGGTAGCCGGGTCGACCGGTTGCGAGGAGCTCGTCAAAGACCGCGGGAGGATCCGGGAAATAGCCCTTCCCGACGAGGATGGCGGCCATGTGCGGCCGGCCGACGACCCCACCACCTGATTCCTCAATCAGTTCCTCCATCGTGATGTCATATCCGAGGGACTGGAGCAGCACGATCATCCGGTCGTTGCGGGTTTGACGGGCCACCTGAAGATCAGCCAGTCGATCCTGGAGGAGGCCTTCGGGGCTGAGAAACAGCACGACCATGTGCATGCCGCCCCTGGTCCATTCGAGCGATAGTTCGACGCCCCGAATGAGTCGGACACCAGCCAGGTCGGCGGCCGCCTGAGCCTCTTCGAGGCCATCAAGGGTGTCGTGGTCGGTGAGAGCGAGAGCGTTGAGCCTGGCCGATACGGCGTTGGCAACGAGTTCGGTTGGACTATCCGACCCATCCGAAACGCGAGAGTGTGTGTGCAGGTCGACAGCCATGATGCGACGGTACCGCCTTTTGGGTAGGAACGGCGTCTTTACGGGTTGATCGTGATTGACTCGATATAGATCGTCTCAGCCGGTTGGCTGATTTCGGGAATCACTCCCAACTGCACCTTGATGGCCGCGATCTTATCGAGAACGTCCTGGCCGGCCGTGACGACCCCGATCGGACTGAAATTAGGAGCGCGCGTCGATTTGTCAGCCAGCACGATGAAGAACTGGCCGTCGTTGCGTTGGGTTTCGTTCAGTCCCAGGGCCACCACCCCTCTCGTGTACTCGAAGTCCGCAGGTGGCTTCTCAGCTTGAAAGGTGAAGCCGGGATTGCCAAGGCCGGTAGCAGTCGGGTCACCGAACTTGACGAATTGGGGGAGGAGTTGATGGGCGGCGGTCCCGTTGTAGTAGCCCTGGTTGGCAAGAAACGCGAAAGTGTTTGCGGCGGTCGGAGAAGTGGTCAGATCGAGAGCTATTTCAATGGTCCCGCACGACGTAACAACAGTGGCGGTGGCGTTTTCCGTCAATCCTTGGTCGGTGGCTTCCGGGAAGGTTTGTCGGGTTGTGATCTCGGGGGGCGGGTTGCCACCGCACGCAACGGGAAAGGTTCGAATCTCATCGTATGTCTCGCCGAGTGGACCGGCCTTGCTGCTGAGTATGGATGCCAGGCCGAGGACGACCACCACAATGATCGTCGCTATCCCGAAACGGCGCAGCGTGGCCAGCAGCTGTTTTCTCTGGGCCTGTTTTTGCCGTTGTTTGCGGGCCGCTTCTTTGTTTGCCTTTGAGCGTGACACGAGGCGGCATGTTAGATCGTCAGAAGGGGGGTTTGGTCGAGTACGTCGGTTTGGTGATGACGGGATGCATGCCGAGTGCTTGTAGACTTTCCCTGTCGGCGCTGCGAAGAGACTTCTCATGGCACTAATTGTTCAAAAATTCGGTGGGACTTCGGTGGGAGACCCCGACCGCATCAAGCGGGTGGCCCGGCGCATTGCCGATACGAGCCGCGCCGGGAACGAGGTGATCGTTGTGGTCTCGGCCATGGGAAAAAGCACCGATGACCTGATCGCCTTGGCCGCAGATATCACTCCGGATCCGCCAGCCCGTGAGATGGATATGTTGCTAACTGCCGGCGAACGTATTTCGATGGCTCTGGTGGCCATGGCACTCCATGCCGAAGGGGTCGAAGCCGTCTCACTGACCGGTTCCCAGGCCGGCATCCTGACGGACAATGAGCACGGATCGGCCAAGATCACCGAAATTCGTGGTGATCGGATCCGCAATAGCCTCGACGAAGGGAAGGTCGTGATCGTCGCCGGTTTCCAGGGCGTTTCACCCGATACCAAAGAGGTGACGACGCTCGGTCGAGGAGGTTCTGATGCGACCGCCGTGGCGCTGGCCGCCGCTCACCACGCCGAGGTCTGCGAGATCTATACCGATGTTGATGGGGTGTTCACCGCCGATCCGCGGGTCGTTCCCACCGCCAGGAAGCTCGACGAGATCTCGTTCGACGAGATGCTTGAGTTGGCATCGTCAGGTGCCGGGGTACTTATGGCACGGTCGGTAGAAGTCGGTCGGCGCTTCAACATTCCAATACATGTTCGTTCATCATTTCACACGGACCCGGGCACCTGGGTAAAGGAGAC encodes the following:
- a CDS encoding aspartate kinase, whose translation is MALIVQKFGGTSVGDPDRIKRVARRIADTSRAGNEVIVVVSAMGKSTDDLIALAADITPDPPAREMDMLLTAGERISMALVAMALHAEGVEAVSLTGSQAGILTDNEHGSAKITEIRGDRIRNSLDEGKVVIVAGFQGVSPDTKEVTTLGRGGSDATAVALAAAHHAEVCEIYTDVDGVFTADPRVVPTARKLDEISFDEMLELASSGAGVLMARSVEVGRRFNIPIHVRSSFHTDPGTWVKETTMEQAIVSGVAHDTSQAKVTVAGVPDTPGVAARLFEAMSGGGVNVDMIVQNVSRAGHTDISFTVPRIQAQQAGRLAEAVGAELGSGPIDLNESIAKVSLIGAGMKSESGIAARVFRALADKSINIDMISTSSIRISCVVPEADVNNAVGTLVSLFNLEEVAEEVGA
- a CDS encoding glycosyltransferase family 2 protein — protein: MLHTIVQTFNFFIIFYVILMQIQILFVATMSYRALASDRFVTRHGRIQDMITSDTTPPISIVIPAYNEATGIADSVRSMAMLHYPNMEIIVVNDGSKDETVQRMIEAFDMVPIDFPFRNAIPTQEIRRLYKSRLPHPVVLVDKENGGKSDAINAGINVSKYPYFMATDAEMVLESEALIHAARHFVEDRERTVAVGGNVRPLNGCEVRLGKVTKVSLPRTAIEMAQVVEYIRSFLSARPGWSRMGSLLIISGAFGIFSKAAVTEVGGFRNDHLGEDMEMTMRLHRHFRRKKQDYRIVYSADAVAWTEVPVTWNVLKKQRVRWHRGLIQVIWQYKGMIFNPRYGFVGMVAWPSFIAFEFIAPVLEFTGWILIPISLLTGFLNPEVAVPLILIAFLLGTANSIASLFLDDRFGYYSDGRSTLRLLMYTLGEHLGLRQRSVWWRVRSLFWNPKKKVWGDMQRTGVGNLGSKTGPQPGTLRNVPPAASVPGPPGES
- the mce gene encoding methylmalonyl-CoA epimerase — protein: MRLYNVDHVGIAVFDLDAALSDYERLYGVSPLYRETVEAQGVEEAMIPVGGSFVQLLQPLSADSPVGRFLASRGEGLHHLAFAVDDIEVALSELAEQGARLVDTVPRPGGRGARIAFVHPSTLGGTLIELVELSHDH
- a CDS encoding response regulator transcription factor encodes the protein MNKPKILVVDDERAVAFLLTRSLESAGCEVTALADGLEAYERALAERFDVILIDHLLPGLLGQEVVQRWRQAGLATPVIIVSGVSNEEDIVRSLESGASDYVRKPFSVREIIARVKVQIRDRPQNG
- a CDS encoding PHP domain-containing protein, whose translation is MAVDLHTHSRVSDGSDSPTELVANAVSARLNALALTDHDTLDGLEEAQAAADLAGVRLIRGVELSLEWTRGGMHMVVLFLSPEGLLQDRLADLQVARQTRNDRMIVLLQSLGYDITMEELIEESGGGVVGRPHMAAILVGKGYFPDPPAVFDELLATGRPGYLGRERLDPEEAIRLARASGGVPIIAHPHTLGLDTAAEYAEAMETLATAGLAGIECYYGDYARAQQEELAKTTRRFGLIPSGGSDYHGTYKEGLELGTGRGELLVPDHVLEELEANR
- a CDS encoding peptidylprolyl isomerase, with the translated sequence MSRSKANKEAARKQRQKQAQRKQLLATLRRFGIATIIVVVVLGLASILSSKAGPLGETYDEIRTFPVACGGNPPPEITTRQTFPEATDQGLTENATATVVTSCGTIEIALDLTTSPTAANTFAFLANQGYYNGTAAHQLLPQFVKFGDPTATGLGNPGFTFQAEKPPADFEYTRGVVALGLNETQRNDGQFFIVLADKSTRAPNFSPIGVVTAGQDVLDKIAAIKVQLGVIPEISQPAETIYIESITINP
- a CDS encoding HEAT repeat domain-containing protein → MADLAVAVFIGLGGLVIIAAVSLFLLKAVSGARRRRIAARRARFVDLVGELIVRGDPGSRNFRRYAGDPEFRSVVLEYMRMLQGDDRLRLLTAARDMGLVDRFLKGLRSKDRDERVSAVEALGEIGDPTTVTDLVFMLHDIVPEIQVQAAPALAHIGDPSSVKSLLAGMEQQDEWHAQRIADALYSFGREAVPEMARYLQGTGRYRPLIARTLGLIGDIRAEGSLIQALSSSDADLRMRAAAALGRAGTPRAVPSLLELLADKQWEVRAQAASALGRRTDRQAIPWLRRALSDQSWWVRHNAAAALVEVPGGNEALRSSLGHPDPYARDAAAAVLLSSGVAGEAVEALRSTEPTDRLAAEDLISSLVQAGKAEFFLVAGLNPEYVDALRMRV
- the murJ gene encoding murein biosynthesis integral membrane protein MurJ — encoded protein: MTKGMGRAALIVSAGILVSRVLGLVRESVMAALLGAGTESGVYVAAFAIPDILYYLMAGGYLSITFIPILSRHLAADDEAGQWESFAAIAKPVTTVMVAVTAAAMVFSDHLVDFVYVALPRLLDSDATVALGPTELAQVAHLTRIVLPAQTFFMLGSLLAAVQYAHRRFTLPSLAPLVYNLAIIVGGVLGPSLGLDGAEGFAWGALLGSILGNFGLQLYGARQVGLRWAPGTSWRAPVIGEYLRLALPLMLGQSIAVLDAQFIPIFGQTLGESAISQVYFGRRLNMFPVGIIAQAAGVAAYPYLARLAEEGKLSELSATLTRALRYTIFAGFAAAAAAYAAAAPAVRIAYQRGDFTSTDTVAVATALAIYSLSIPLWGAHQVYSRAFYARRKMWTPVAIGTLWTVLGAGIYWWFVARYGQSGLAAASVTTMALYTLHLALSWYRQTGLAEGRSVAGVTGRSALSALLAGAVGSYTVRIVTGPADSMSLFESLTGLLVATVVVGSLYLATTRVLGGRELSELRLARRAGD